One Cololabis saira isolate AMF1-May2022 chromosome 18, fColSai1.1, whole genome shotgun sequence genomic region harbors:
- the si:dkey-85n7.8 gene encoding COX8 domain-containing protein — protein sequence MEDAVVQSSLASWIGSVTVTWAHGPSHFRTVTCTSAPAFILQLVTRRSSGSVVLQRSNQQLGEQLNICSLPAAAEPDRGPAGFSLSRREGRQAKAPDQSGAPARQSCFRSQLWKMVGCVKRMVVNISRLTPPKDILVETKRTIYSKPPRNKIGAAQSFLVMSVFAAAMLAPAAWILHHLPEYRQRAQQRPRT from the exons ATGGAAGATGCTGTAGTCCAG AGTTCATTAGCTTCGTGGATTGGCTCGGTCACGGTGACGTGGGCCCACGGTCCCTCTCACTTCCGG ACTGTCACCTGCACGTCTGCTCCGGCTTTCATCCTCCAGCTCGTCACTCGTCGTTCCTCCGGCTCTGTTGTCCTGCAGAGATCTAATCAGCAGCTGGGGGAGCAGCTGAACATCTGCTCAC ttcctgcagcagctgaacCTGACCGG ggtcCTGCAGGCTTCAGCCTCAGTCGGAGGGAAGGACGGCAGGCGAAGGCACCAGACCAGAGCGGAGCACCAGCCCGTCAGAGCTGCTTCAGGAGTCAGTTGTGGAAGATGGTGGGCTGTGTGAAGAGGATGGTGGTGAACATCTCCAGACTGACTCCTCCAAAGGACATCCTGGTGGAAACCAAGAGGACCATCTACAGCAAACCACCCCGGAACAAGATCGGAGCCGCG CAAAGTTTCCTGGTCATGTCGGTGTTTGCTGCAGCCATGTTGGCCCCAGCAGCCTGGATCCTCCATCACCTGCCGGAGTACAGACAGAGAGCCCAGCAGCGTCCCCGGACCTGA
- the ubr7 gene encoding putative E3 ubiquitin-protein ligase UBR7, with amino-acid sequence MCEEQTVSLVDVLEEDEELEEEASAVLGGSDSDHCSYPQGYVKRQALYACNTCTPKGGEAAGICLACSYKCHEGHELFELYTKRNFRCDCGNKKFPDLQCKLQHDKEDVNSLNKYSHNFFGVYCTCRRPYPDPDDQEEDEMIQCVVCEDWLHAKHLGCAVPDCAELQEMICESCMNQHSFLWTYAAHLAVPAETDAAAAAAPVKEESAAEGSNVKAPKKEEQADDVTEPSCKRSRDEAEPSCRLKELQSAGQKRVQSGAVFWPSVWRSKLCCCSSCQEQLSEAGLSFLLDESDTVLAYENKGKNNEQGQQGHDPLMSALDNLNRVQQLEIIHGYNDMKTELKDFLQRFAAEGKVVTSEDIREFFEQHSRKRRRVDGPAFYCS; translated from the exons ATGTGTGAGGAGCAGACGGTGTCTCTGGTGGACGTcctggaggaggatgaggagttggaggaagaggctTCAGCGGTGCTGGGAGGAAGCGATTCAGACCACTGTTCATACCCACAG ggCTACGTGAAGCGGCAGGCGCTGTACGCCTGCAACACCTGCACGCCCAAGGGAGGCGAGGCTGCAGGGATCTGTTTGGCGTGTTCCTACAAATGTCACGAGGGTCACGAGCTCTTTGAACTCTACACCAAGAG GAACTTTCGCTGTGACTGTGGAAACAAGAAGTTCCCAGATCTGCAGTGTAAACTTCAGCAC gacAAGGAGGACGTGAACAGTCTGAATAAATACAGTCACAACTTCTTTGGCGTTTACTGCACCTGCAGACGGCCGTATCCAGACCCGGACGACCAG GAGGAAGACGAGATGATTCAGTGCGTGGTGTGTGAGGACTGGCTGCACGCCAAG CACCTGGGCTGTGCGGTTCCAGACTGTGCGGAGCTGCAGGAGATGATCTGTGAGTCCTGTATGAACCAGCACTCCTTTCTCTGGACCTATGCTGCTCACCTGGCAG TGCCAGCAGAAACagacgcagcagcagcagcagctccggtGAAGGAAGAATCGGCAGCAGAAGGGTCAAATGTAAAGGCTCCTAAAAAGGAAGAGCAG GCTGATGATGTCACGGAGCCCAGCTGCAAGCGAAGCCGCGACGAGGCGGAGCCGAGCTGCAGACTGAAGGAGCTGCAGTCGGCGGGTCAGAAGAGAGTCCAGTCCGGAGCCGTGTTCTGGCCCTCCGTGTGGCGCTCCAaactctgctgctgcagcagctgtcaG GAGCAGCTGTCTGAAGCGGGACTGTCCTTCCTGTTGGACGAGTCTGATACCGTCCTGGCCTACGAAAACAAGGGGAAGAACAACGAGCAGGGGCAGCAGGGACACGACCCTCTGATGTCGGCGCTGGACAACCTGAACCGAGTCCAGCAGCTGGAGATCATCCACG GGTACAATGACATGAAGACGGAGCTGAAGGACTTCCTGCAGAGGTTCGCCGCTGAAGGAAAG GTCGTGACCTCTGAGGACATCCGGGAGTTCTTCGAGCAGCACAGTCGCAAAAGACGGCGGGTGGACGGGCCGGCCTTCTACTGCTCCTGA
- the tmem251 gene encoding lysosomal enzyme trafficking factor yields MMNFRQRMGWLGVALYLLLSMVAAYYIFEVHSFSLEHVQRGGMGPLALPPAVSAHLPPLPAWMWVSVFLLPYLQLFLFLFSCTRADPRAIGYCVLPVCIVLLCSRRHADKPANLRAGSLIHT; encoded by the coding sequence ATGATGAACTTTCGTCAGAGGATGGGATGGCTGGGCGTGGCTCTCTACCTGCTGCTCAGCATGGTGGCGGCGTACTACATCTTTGAGGTGCACAGCTTCAGCCTGGAGCACGTGCAGAGGGGCGGCATGGGCCCGTTGGCTCTGCCGCCCGCCGTCTCCGCCCACCTCCCACCGCTCCCTGCGTGGATGTGGGTGTCGGTCTTCCTGCTGCCGTACCTGCAGctcttcctgttcctgttctcgTGCACCAGAGCCGACCCACGGGCCATCGGGTACTGCGTGCTTCCGGTCTGCATCGTCCTGCTCTGCAGCCGCCGCCACGCCGACAAACCAGCCAACTTGAGAGCGGGATCACTCATCCACACgtag